The following are from one region of the Melaminivora suipulveris genome:
- the rnhB gene encoding ribonuclease HII, with product MPCAHFWRPEQMSLDWFKPGLLAGVDEAGRGPLAGPVVAAAVILDDARPIAGLADSKALSVARRERLYDDICAHALCVSIAQASVHEIDELNILQATLLAMRRAVAGLRLKPARVQVDGNRLPVLDVPAEAIVRGDARVAAISAASILAKVTRDRWCRQLHDQYPHYGFASHKGYGTAEHLAALARHGACPEHRRSFAPVARTLQQASLCA from the coding sequence ATGCCGTGCGCACACTTTTGGAGGCCTGAACAGATGAGCCTGGACTGGTTCAAACCCGGCCTGCTGGCGGGCGTGGACGAGGCCGGCCGCGGTCCCCTGGCCGGCCCGGTGGTGGCGGCCGCAGTCATCCTCGATGACGCGCGCCCCATCGCCGGCCTGGCCGACTCCAAGGCCCTCAGCGTCGCGCGCCGCGAGCGGCTGTACGACGACATCTGCGCGCACGCGCTGTGCGTGAGCATCGCGCAGGCCAGCGTCCACGAGATCGACGAGCTGAACATCCTGCAGGCGACGCTGCTGGCCATGCGCCGCGCCGTCGCCGGCTTGCGCCTGAAACCCGCGCGCGTGCAGGTCGACGGCAACCGCCTGCCGGTGCTGGACGTGCCGGCCGAGGCCATCGTGCGCGGCGACGCGCGCGTGGCCGCCATCTCGGCGGCATCCATCCTGGCCAAAGTCACGCGCGACCGCTGGTGCCGGCAGCTGCACGACCAATACCCGCACTACGGTTTTGCCAGCCACAAGGGTTACGGCACAGCCGAGCATCTGGCGGCGCTGGCCCGGCACGGCGCCTGCCCCGAGCATCGGCGCTCCTTTGCCCCGGTGGCGCGCACCCTACAACAAGCCTCCCTCTGCGCCTGA